From Anticarsia gemmatalis isolate Benzon Research Colony breed Stoneville strain chromosome 27, ilAntGemm2 primary, whole genome shotgun sequence, one genomic window encodes:
- the LOC142984412 gene encoding uncharacterized protein LOC142984412, whose amino-acid sequence MGISTNSHGKSDKETQSPLLKIFKDIMMRENNDPEKRNLLTDQRDDKKRRQYSGSRLKNDRSSIDSHSTGHRKRSPYKMMSSDVYPSKQESWWNWAVKTETKAKPADDTCSCGSCVLKRIMGSEYACVGCLLLVFFLSIIGACTLVCRTLPSTEVHKTAAVNIRAGKHGVMDSERLKRKIDLINDSPLRNELGDGYDKPLFDSLKSDPMEFQGSSGIDFGPSFRELNSLEEGDSKLGGESYLPNMLEPDKMEGNSKLRDFYEKLVQTDTKIQNLRRLTPIQNIYSSYDNKTPDRTKRTLKLYNYPQNPIRRRRDTYSLRNKPKRRNKIVKRHGNGTDDVTGFVIEKKKLIVQYKPLENLRKVPKCSHVPDLHHHEHHLKHPFYKNTQKLDELLDRFLNKNLPEIMSDPFGLDTLFQARKNACKHPKPIKNIDIITKDGESNIRKTTKVEVKSKSKYVTELHKATPATKPIVVKFKTEDLKLNKYTPSDIQRLLKPEPTTKYFDKYYMHTDNTKKEKQKMMTQSPDDFEVVLSVSTIMNPEIHRTGKATTLSLLDKVPNLRRLLQLEEEEEGAGYEDFKEVLTDEDNDLDDVDKGADRKKRHDMDLTYPGSQESHAITMLLTETPGPKEIKYNPPGVQNPNWKGPMPLYPDELNSMIRHAAMAANETKLKQEPKTEKQINRKRKSVSDIEYVENYLDNKYDKLVEMAQAYSDYGVLEDKKESQRNEKNPATDGMTGNQRMSDEQNFFRRGLLAQDSKEQYGIFNSTFIRRPGTEGFRLELRPTTASRDDIEIAKILDTHIKIEDPKEKFSNNMKFSKRPDEIKNEHFDVSLPKRTLLSTLFRKDNFIKKYLRKANLISDNNNEMGIQDKPKYVNKYAPNYGPKKPKDKDRLNDYIVEATQSNIHMFATPSIYNSFLEMGKTKPDNGPTLVVSKAKSMTHPKDLKQKPNINLKLDSKAEIDLTKDFNFHTNLEYVTHKTDFLNTDLKMNFGLEQPAVDKTMLAEIESLLKSNSDKDKVNTDIYSNMSKWLDSNDFFVKIENSELKPVDFNETSYEGSISLTLQSPENLGIETMQVKFNVPLLSSVEENLDDIIDKMVEPDSLGKSIENMIKPSVPNTQKHKRSKREIAIDISPENTTTATSINVTELAKTSTENASKEIANITTKAPENKVNVSIKNDSIKASNFSDINIADIFMIVADWFKALGGMDVDLNKTSRPPKNIAELVSSFNNISRPSAFNKTSTTDSAYPLYDSDMIENIDHRSRVLLSIKEENMTDSESRNEMQDTKVTGVKSANVSTNVSSTTATPTNLKPNNTTPDKDGDTKPHEKKRDDNRKKVKRNADDSNLIFWNDIYDDEYGIQADNLDGVIRDKYSKDNDFIKRSGRWVQEKFKKFTNNLKGQNSEDTVKKRMPRDVTQIEKYPQYIYNKISGQLTKRDSQAEEGEIDQKAVFNALATNMMQVCKKAAKAVKQTREIPTKPDTKQSAVATSLMQQLVRLLTDLVDYQVQQKTCTQLPPDLHSFLEWLTIPGSEGQEEREPDAESVNYKTTLPYPEEDVIDELVDLTTMEPNTEYLTTSEKMDYKSQYLDTVQSVQDLLDQYEEMGDEEKSKMTGIKFYLQNQMRYLNKQIPGHDLYNLFEKSSIPLRYRRDLSLKGPYYHHILRRFRPKLRLERKTNKFLKNFGKKHTRTTAGYYDGIPVTEKKKRTEDSIIENRIPKENIKENSPKELKRNLQDVYYKAVAEAKKYTATAKIGHKKQKIASTTEHIH is encoded by the exons ATGGGAATAAGCACTAACAG tCATGGCAAGTCTGATAAAGAAACACAATCACCGTTGTTGaagatttttaaagatattatgaTGAGAGAAAATAA TGATCCTGAAAAGAGGAACCTTCTGACTGACCAGAGGGATGATAAGAAGAGGAGACAGTACTCCGGCTCAAGACTTAAGAATGATCGA AGTTCCATCGACTCCCACAGCACGGGGCATAGAAAAAGGAGTCCTTACAAGATGATGTCCAGCGAT gttTATCCAAGTAAACAAGAAAGCTGGTGGAATTGG GCTGTGAAAACCGAGACGAAAGCAAAACCGGCTGATGACACTTGCTCCTGTGGATCTTGCGT ATTAAAACGTATAATGGGTTCAGAATACGCGTGCGTCGGCTGCCTACTCCTCGTTTTCTTTCTGTCTATCATCGGAGCCTGCACCCTGGTGTGTCGCACCTTACCTTCCACGGAGGTACACAAGACAGCTGCTGTTAATATTAGAG CTGGCAAGCACGGCGTGATGGACAGCGAGAGACTGAAGAGGAAGATAGACCTCATCAACGATAGTCCACTCAGGAATGAGCTCGGAGATGGTTATGACAA acCTCTCTTCGACAGTCTCAAATCGGATCCTATGGAGTTTCAAGGATCGTCTGGAATAG ACTTTGGCCCGAGTTTTCGAGAATTG AATAGTCTTGAAGAAGGTGATAGCAAGTTGGGGGGTGAGTCGTACTTACCCAATATGTTGGAGCCTGATAAGATGGAAGGGAATTCTAAGTTGAGAG ATTTTTACGAGAAACTAGTACAAAcagatacaaaaatacaaaacttgAGACGTTTAACTCCGATACAGAATATCTACAGTTCTTACGACAACAAAACACCAGACCGGACCAAACGAACACTTAAATTGTACAACTACCCTCAAAACCCAATCCGAAGGAGACGAGATACATACAGTTTAAGAAACAAACCAAAAAGACGGAATAAAATAGTCAAAAGACACGGAAACGGAACAGATGACGTCACTGGTTTTGTAATCGAAAAGAAAAAACTCATAGTACAATACAAGCCGTTGGAAAATTTGCGAAAAGTACCGAAATGCTCCCACGTACCAGACTTGCATCACCACGAACATCATTTAAAACATCCTTTCTACAAAAACACTCAAAAACTAGATGAATTATTAGAcagatttttgaataaaaacctGCCTGAAATTATGTCGGATCCTTTTGGCTTAGACACTTTGTTTCAAGCGAGAAAAAACGCTTGCAAGCACCCGAAACCGATCAAAAACATTGACATTATAACTAAGGATGGAGAATCTAATATAAGAAAAACTACCAAAGTTGAGGTAAAAAGCAAAAGTAAATATGTGACAGAATTACATAAGGCTACACCGGCGACTAAGCCGATTGTAGTTAAATTTAAAACGGAAGATTTGAAATTGAACAAGTATACGCCGTCGGATATACAGAGGCTTTTGAAACCGGAGCCGACTACTAAATACTTTGACAAGTATTATATGCATACTGATAATACGAAAAAAGAGAAGCAAAAGATGATGACGCAGAGTCCAGATGATTTTGAAGTGGTGTTAAGCGTTTCTACAATAAT GAACCCAGAAATCCACAGAACGGGCAAAGCAACCACCCTCTCTTTACTAGACAAAGTGCCAAACTTACGCCGTCTCCTCCAACTGGAGGAAGAGGAGGAGGGAGCAGGGTACGAGGACTTCAAGGAGGTCCTCACTGACGAGGACAATGACCTCGATGACGTGGACAAAGGTGCTGATAGGAAGAAACGTCATGATATGGACTTGACGTATCCTGGGAGTCAG GAATCACACGCGATAACAATGCTGTTAACCGAGACCCCAGGACCAAAGGAGATCAAGTACAACCCGCCCGGGGTCCAGAACCCTAACTGGAAGGGTCCCATGCCGCTGTACCCTGATGAGCTCAACTCCATGATCAGACATGCGGCTATGGCTGCTAATGAG ACAAAACTGAAACAAGAACCGAAAACAGAAAAACAGATAAATCGAAAACGAAAGTCAGTTTCCGACATAGAATACGTAGAGAACTATCTCGACAATAAATACGACAAGCTGGTAGAAATGGCCCAAGCGTACAGTGACTATGGCGTGCTAGAAGACAAGAAGGAGAGCCAGAGGAACGAGAAGAATCCAGCCACTGACGGAATGACGGGCAACCAGAGGATGTCTGATGAACAGAATTTCTTTAGAAGAGGTTTATTGGCGCAGGATTCGAAAG AGCAGTACGGGATCTTCAATAGTACGTTCATCAGAAGACCAGGCACGGAAGGCTTCAGGCTGGAACTGAGGCCAACAACAGCCTCCCGAGATGACATAGAAATAGCCAAGATTCTTGACACACACATCAAAATAGAAGACCCTAAAGAAAAATTCAGTAACAACATGAAATTCTCGAAACGACCCGATGAAATAAAGAATGAGCATTTTGATGTTTCGCTGCCGAAAAGAACACTACTCTCTACGTTGTTCagaaaagataattttattaaaaagtatttaagaaAGGCCAATTTGATTAGTGATAATAATAACGAAATGGGGATACAGGATAAGCCTAAATATGTCAACAAATATGCGCCTAATTATGGTCCGAAGAAACCGAAAGATAAAGACAGGCTAAACGATTATATAGTAGAAGCAACTCAAAGTAATATCCACATGTTTGCAACACCTtccatttataatagttttCTAGAAATGGGTAAAACTAAACCGGATAATGGACCTACGTTAGTAGTGTCCAAAGCTAAATCTATGACGCATCCAaaagatttaaaacaaaaaccaaacatAAATTTGAAATTAGATTCAAAAGCAGAGATAGACTTAACAAAAGATTTCAATTTTCACACTAACCTAGAATATGTTACACATAAAACTGATTTCCTGAACACAGATTTAAAGATGAACTTTGGCCTAGAACAGCCTGCTGTAGATAAAACAATGCTAGCCGAGATAGAATCGTTGCTAAAATCTAACTCAGATAAGGACAAAGTCAACACAGATATCTATTCTAACATGTCAAAATGGTTAGATTCAAATGATTTTTTCGTTAAAATAGAAAACAGTGAACTAAAACCAGTCGATTTTAACGAAACTTCGTACGAAGGATCCATTTCTTTAACACTACAGAGTCCGGAAAATCTAGGCATTGAAACCATGCAAGTGAAATTTAATGTACCTCTTTTATCATCAGTTGAAGAGAATTTAGATGATATAATAGATAAAATGGTTGAACCCGATTCGTTGGGtaaatcaatagaaaatatgataaaaccTTCAGTTCCGAATACTCAAAAGCATAAACGATCGAAGCGAGAAATTGCAATAGACATATCACCTGAAAATACGACTACAGCTACTTCAATAAACGTGACTGAATTAGCTAAAACATCTACAGAAAATGCTTCAAAAGAAATAGCAAATATTACAACGAAAGCTCCTGAAAATAAAGTGAATGTTTCAATTAAGAATGATAGTATAAAAGCAAGTAATTTCAGTGATATAAATATAGCAGATATTTTCATGATTGTCGCTGATTGGTTCAAAGCTCTTGGTGGGATGGATGTGGATCTAAATAAGACTAGTAGACCTCC CAAAAACATAGCAGAATTAGTATCAagtttcaataatatttcaagaCCGAGTGCTTTTAACAAAACGTCTACCACAGACTCTGCCTACCCTCTATATGACTCCGATATGATAGAGAACATAGACCATAGATCTAGAGTATTACTCTCTATTAAAGAAGAGAACATGACCGACAGTGAGAGTAGGAACGAGATGCAAGATACAAAAGTAACGGGAGTGAAGAGTGCGAACGTATCTACTAAtg TTTCTAGCACAACAGCAACGCCGACAAATTTAAAACCAAACAACACTACGCCAGACAAGGACGGAGATACGAAACCGCACGAGAAGAAAAGAGACGACAATAGAAAGAAAGTAAAGCGTAATGCTGATGACAGTAACTTGATATTCTGGAACGATATCTATGATGATGAATATGGAATACAAGCGGATAATTTAGATGGAGTGATAAGGGATAAATATTCTAAAGATAATGATTTCATTAAGAGATCTG GCAGATGGGTGCaagaaaagtttaaaaagtTCACCAATAATCTTAAAGGACAAAATTCAGAAGATACCGTAAAGAAACGAATGCCTAGAGATGTAACGCA gaTTGAGAAGTATCCACAGTATATTTACAACAAGATCAGTGGCCAATTGACGAAGAGAGATTCTCAAGCAGAA GAGGGCGAGATAGATCAGAAGGCAGTATTCAACGCGTTAGCTACTAACATGATGCAAGTGTGTAAGAAAGCGGCTAAAGCTGTGAAACAGACCAGGGAAATTCCTA CTAAACCGGACACAAAACAGAGTGCGGTGGCCACATCGCTGATGCAGCAGTTAGTCCGTCTGCTAACTGACCTGGTGGACTATCAAGTGCAGCAGAAGACTTGCACTC AGCTCCCACCAGACCTCCACAGCTTCCTGGAGTGGCTCACCATCCCCGGCAGCGAGGGTCAAGAGGAACGGGAGCCGGACGCCGAGTCTGTCAACTACAAGACCACGCTGCCTTACCCTGAAGAAGACGTCATTGATGAACTTGTCGACC TGACAACTATGGAACCAAACACAGAATACCTGACCACGAGCGAGAAGATGGACTACAAGAGTCAGTATTTAGACACGGTACAGTCTGTACAGGACTTGCTGGATCAGTATGAAGAGATGGGAGATGAGGAGAAG